In Glycine max cultivar Williams 82 chromosome 15, Glycine_max_v4.0, whole genome shotgun sequence, the DNA window GTGATGCAACATATGGCGGTAAAGAGCTATGATGGTGTTACCAGTAAGAATTCTAATGCTTAAGTCAGTAAGATGGATGAAAGGACTGAGAAAATGATAATGATTTACTTGATCGTTGAATTTTGATCTTATATAATAAGTGTTTTGGCGAAAAAACCATTAGATAATTACAATTGCATGTGGCTAAGGTATTGTTAAAGTTACGTAGATAATAAGTCTTTTCTCATCTTTAATTGTTAAAGAACTGAACAATTAAAGATGAGAAAACTAAATGtatttcactttaaaaattaaatactattgTAGTCTTTGTAAAGCGGATAAATTCTAGTTTtaaccagtttttttttttaatttatatcccTCTAACATTCAAAATTAATGCTTTTGGTCTCTATTGTTTATACTGTTCTATGTGTCTAATGAAAAGTCatgtaatcattttttttttggtggccACCATGCAGTCATATTAAGTGACACCCGATAAATTGTATGTATTCATGTCAACAGATCACACTTAAAAGTCTCTGAGTTCTAAactaaatcatatttatttgacctaaatgaatattaattaaggattaaaaacaaaaatataatgattatttattgacaatataaaatacttttacactattattaaattataattcacctataatataatttttaaaataattattataaaagttaataaatttattatacatgctatgttataattagataacaatCCAAATTTTTTAACACTATAACTCTTTTTCCTCTAAAAACAATAATTCCAAAATTTAGAAGGATGAAAAGCAATAAATTATTCTTAACAAATAATGGGTTATTCATTCAAAGTTCAACCCTACGAGGTCACCGCCACtttacaaaaataacttaatccACGTTAATTACAGTTTCATTAGTACTTTATTGTATATATGTATTTGCAGATGCATGAATGCATCACCAATCACTATCCGTGAAGATAATTTTTTGTGCGGTTGAATTGAGCATGCACATATGATTGACCACTTGAATCTAGCCGACAAAATCCAAAAttcatgattaaattaattacaaatttgacTACGAGCATCTTTATATATGGTTACTAGGAGTTCGGTAAATAGGGATGGAAATCTAATAGCAGCAAAATATAAAGTTGATAATAAAATGGCGATAATGAACCTATGTAGCTTCAAATTAATATCTTTCAAACTTTTTTGTCCATCTCCATACATGGGTAAAATATACAGTTTATCAACTTGTAGCCTTGAAGTTGAACGATTAAATGTACGTTGAAGGTACCTGAGACTGCGAGTGGTTATCTTGCTATTCGCTGATTTTCACACTTTTATACGCATACACTTGTTTCTTACACATATatacttattaatttatatttttgttttttccttaaaaaatagaGACTGTGTATTGGAAATTAagttagtataaaattaatttatgtaaagaAAGTACTCCATTCACAGGGTTACGTTGGTAATAAGTTTCGTGTTCATTCATTTGCTTTTTTGAATGTTGGCCAAGATTAGCAAAATTggaattacatttatttttcaattataaatgaaagaaaaaagaaagttgaGATTCTTTTAATGTTTGGTATTTCATCACGTCAGAATTGATCTAAATCTGTAGAAGCAAATATTTATAACTTGTGTGTCTTTAGGCTTGTTTTTGACGTGGATTTTTCTGATAACGCGCATTTTTTTATGGAATGCCAAACACACGCTATATAGTCCGCAGGTGAATCCCAGTATATATACGGTCATGGTTACCTTTTAACAAggaaaagttaaaagaaaaaggaagattaataaagttttagttAGGTGTCATGAAAGAAAAGGGCGATCGAATTCTGGATACTATTTGAAAGACCACTCTTTCTTGGTgtatcaaatcatttcaaaaaaGAGGGATAAGATCAAAGATAAAACaaagtgattattttttttaatatttctttaaaaacctACCATTCTTCTAAAACCTACTCGAAATGGGAGAAAAGAAAACTATATAAACCTACTAGAATCAGTAGAGTGTGGACTAGCCACATTCAATCTATTGGAGTCCACTAATGAATTTAAGTTGAGCTTAAATTAATTGGCGGCCGACTAGATGAATCAAATTTAGCAATACTcatctcaataaaaatttataattttacatattattaattaactagAAATTATTCTTAGTATATActagtataaaattttaaaagtatttataaaaaaaaaaatttattatgcatCACCATTCATGATTAGACAACTATGTAAAAGACTTTTGCATGTattgttttcttctttaaataTGCATCACCATTCAAGTTTacgatttttgttttaaaacacTATTTACACTGATAACttctttgaaaaagaaatagttCAAATTAAGAAGCCATCTCATTTTCTACTAAATTTTAATTGCAATTGCCTAAAGAAATACATGTggtttagatttatttatttttattgcaaaCATTACAATTAAACTTCAGTAGAAAATGAGATGGCTTGTTCTTTtgaaacttttctttttcaaagaaGTTAATAGCGTAAATAAATGAAACAAGGTAATAGTAATACACACGCATATGAAAATGCATAGAGGGAAAAGTAAAAATTGGCTATGCATAAAGCATATAAACAATGTGagctaaaaaaaaacatataaacacCGTCTAGATACACATTTATAATATTTGCCCCTTTATATATCATCTATATTATGCATATGATAAAgcggacaaaaataaaaaatagtaattgttttatatatgcatcatatataaataaacacaAGAGACGATTATAGAAGAGTGGACCACATCTAGTGACGGATTTAACCCTTGTAACAATTGTATACATGTCTCTGCTCTTTGGCCACGCAAATACAGACACACCTTTTAACATTACTTGTGACAACCATGCTATAGCTAAATACAAAAGGAAAACCTTCCAATCCAATTACCAATCAAAGTCAATCATAATCCTATAATACGTAAGTTAATTGAGCTgacaaaaaatgtcttttatgtGAACCTTGTGCCAAGGCATCTCCAAAATTGTAGTACAATAACGTTATTAACAGTATGACTCCATCACATACGCACCAACTAACAAGCAACTGTTCAAACCTGATCACTTAGTCTGTAGGGAACTCCAACTCATTTGCTTTTACATCATTTTGGTTCAATACTTCAATTGGTTCCCCACAAAGGTCAAATCCATCTAAATGTATATATAAGCAAATAGATTTTTGCTCAACTTTCTGTATTCTGCATCTCTTTCTTGGTTGTAACTTTCTATTCCCACTTAGTCTACTAGTAGCACCTGCCATTCAAATCAAATTCATTAGCCACCTTGCAGATCAGCATTTCATGGCTACTACAGACCTTGAGAACAAATCATCAACTCCACCACCGCCTCCGGCCGATGTGGATTACTCTAAAGTTGACGTGATCCTCAGAATTCTGTTGTTGGCAGCATCAGTGGAAGTGCTTGCAGTGATTGTCTCCGGTGATCAAACAGAGCAATTGCTCTTCCAAGATGTGCTTGTACCACAGCCAGCCAAGTTCAAATACTAACCAGCTTTTGTGTAAGTTGAGAATCATTCAAATTATTTGCTTGCAGATTTACTATTTTTggttatttgtataaaatatgaTATCAAATATCTTAATACAAAGGAAGAACCAACGATGAAACACAGCCACTATGAATATGAAGCATACCAACCTTAAGACAAAAAATTTCTAACTGCTTGAACTTTTTTTCCCCTAAGTTATTGATTTCTGAGAGATAATTATGGATGTAGGAGTATCAACTATCAAACTTTGTGCTCCTTCTTTCTGCTAGATGAAAATTCCTTTAGAAATCAACTTCTGTACTTAACTACTCTAAAAATAAGGGTGTAATAATATGCTGGCCTTCTTTAGTATGAGTTTTGTTGCAAAAGTAAATAACTAATCGCATGGCTCCATTAACAGCTTCGCAAGTACAAGGTAAACATCCATGTTAGTCGCGCACaggcaaagtttttttttttttcttttcttttgttgagtattttttttgttctctttgtAATATATTCCTGAGGTCATGCtcctcaagtattttttttttcatttttaatttaaaggtCCAAAGTCTTCCATTTACATTCAATTATTATGAAGACTCACTCTAtttgattcctttttttttttctgtcaaaCAAGTCTTCTAAAGATCACTTATTAAGAATTCTAACTTAACATATAATATGATACACATGCAGATATTTTGTGGCTGCATTCAGTGTTTCTGGCCTTTATGCCCTCGTTTCTGCTCTTGCATCTATCTCTGTCATCCAGAAGCCAGAATTCAAACTGAAGTTCCTCCTCCACTTTATCTTCTGGGATGcagtaattaatcaattaacctTTCTTTCCACATTTCTATTCACCTTCTCTTCTCCACTCTCTTGCTTAACATACAAAGCATAACAAATTATGATAAACTGTTTACCATGACACAGTGCAACTGATATTGGGGATAACAACCTCAGCAACAGGAGCAGCCGGAAGAGGGGCATATATTGGTTTAAAGGGCAACTACCGTGTGGATTGGATTAAAGTTTGCAACGTCTACGACAAGTTCTGTAGGCATCTTGCTGGCTCCATAGCAGTGGCTTTGTTGTATTGTGACCGTCCTTCTCATCATAGATATGCACTCAACTCCAGATTTACATTGTTCACAAAATCAGTCAATGTGTCCGTTAATGTTCATATATCGACATGGATAGCTTTTGTTGTTGCTGAGTGTTTCTTCAAAGGTGTTGATTATGTGTAGTGAAGAATGTTAACTACACTCTGTATGAACATTCTTTTCGACAGTCTTTGTTATTGAATGAAATCATGAGTCTTACTAAATGTTGTAGGTCTATTCCTTATTTAGTGAGTTTCATAAGATTTTCATCTAATATTAAAGAATATATTGAAGTGCAATAAGCAATTGAAGAATGAATCTTCAACAATTCATTTCCAGAGACTTgaatttctttcaacaatgcctgaACTTGTAAACATTACAGTGACTCTAGCTGAATACATACATTTACAGAAACAAAACTGGTTGCTCTATTTGCCTTATTGTGTTCATACATATCTAACCACAATCATCTTAAAATATTGTTTGCTCACCTAGTTCTTGACCAGCCATGCCCTCCCTGAGAACCCTTGCAAAAAACTCTTCCAATGTATCATTCCCATAGCTAGGTGTTTTCTCAGCACTGTATTCTCCGGTCTCGGGATCCAGAAGCAACATACTTTCCGCCGCATAGTACCTTCCAATCTTCCCAAACTCAGCAGCATCTTCCAGTGAAGGAAAGACCTTAACCAAAAAGTCAAGAACCCCAATGGCGAAATCCATGATCCCGATTGGAACTTTCAAGAACTTAGGCTCCTTCCCCAAAAGCCTAAACAGCATCTCCCCTTGTTCCAATGGAGTCAATGCCTTCCCAGGCCCTCCAATTGGCAACACCTGGTTAATCTTATCCTCACTCAGCACACAATCCACAATAAAAGAAGCCAAATCAGACTCACTTATAGGCTTACAAGCACACAGTTTCCCATCTCCAAACATAACATAAGGTTTCCCATCCTTCACTAACTCAACCTGACCCCCCAAACTCTTGAAAAATGCAGTTGGCCTCACTATGCTATAAGTGAATCCACCATCCTCCTCAGCTAACTTCACCAACTCATCCTCAAACTTCAACTTGGCACGCTGAAACTCGAGGAGCGGCTTCTGCACACATATTGCTGAAAGCAACACAAAATGTGAAGCCCCACGTTTTCTTCCAGCAACAAGGCTATTCCTTGTTGCCTCATAATCTATCTTCCAAGAGTCCTTCACACCTCCATTTCTACTAGCAAGACATGACACCACAACATCAAATGACTTCCCCAACCTGTTCAGAGATTCCTCAAAAACATCCAAATTGGTCACGTCTGAGAAACACACATTGGCCCCTCTCAACTGACCCAAAGTCTGATCCTTATCAACACTGCCCTTAATTCCACTCCTCTCTCTAGCTATGGCTGTAACATTAAACCCTCTCTTAACTAACTCTCTCACCACGAACTTTCCAATGTACCCAGTTGAACCCACCACCAAGACGTTAACATCTttggggctcttgctcctataaCTTGATGGGGAGGTCTCAACGGATGGAGATGATGTCAGAGAGGCAAAAAGTTTGAACCTTTCTGCGGTGAACTTAATAGGGTGGTGTGGTTTCTGAGGCTTAACCGGAAATAGGTTGATGAAGTGAGGAGAAGACTCTGAAGAGAAGGTTAAGGAGAAGCTCTTTTGATGGTTCAGTGAGATGAAATTGGAAGTGTAGCAGAGGGACATTTTGGTGAAGTTATGCAAAAGAGGGTGGTGTTTTAGAAGGTTGAAGAAGGCCTTAAGGGGTCACAGTGAGGTTGAGAAGCAGAAAAAAGTGTGCAAATTGGAGTGAAGAGAAATGTGAGGTGGGGAATGAGGGAGAGAAGAAACTATAATGAAGGAGAACTGGTTAGAGAAGAGAATCCAAATGGATGGTGGCGATGAGATGACGTGGGCTTGCCGGTTGCATCCACTATCCAAATAAAATTCACTGTTCCCTATGATAGGACTTAGGAGTTTTTattatatacatttatttttatattattgaaaagTAGAAATATatcttattctttgattaattaattgtttttttataatgatcACCATATAGTATATCATTAACTTTTTATCtaaagtataataataattcaattaaaatactTGATAAACACTATTAATATCACTTCAAGATCaacatgaataaaaataaagaagagacaAAAGTATAAACATTTTTAGATATAGTATAGTATTAATGATCAAATTAAGATACTTTGTAATACTATATAAGATCGTAAGAAGTtaacatgaataaaaaaaagacgaAAGTATGAAAAATATGTAAGATATAGTACAATATAAATAGTAGAatatagaatataaaaatataataattaaaatttaaaaaatgtagttaaaataaattatccataaatagaaaatacaagagtttgaagttaattaaaaaaataatattataaatccacaaaatatattcttatcaataaaataaaattagaacttatattaaaaaaatatcataaaaacatgttactttttgttattttatatttaaaattaatatatttatcttagAGTTTTTAGTCACTAGTTGCTGCTTTCAAGTAACAACTAATTTTTcttgttagttttattaaatatatacgtAGTTGTATGCtttctattataatatttaaaggatacaattatattttattaatttaaccaaTTTTGTTTGGTTTCTAACCAAATAACTAAAAACAATTATCCACTCCTCTCTTTTCTAATTACATTCATCTAATTAATAAAACACCCAAACAACTGGTTATGGTTTTTCAAGCTATTATTATAAgaatttgtaaaaaaagaatattacaaGAAGAGATTGAACTAAATTCATCTTAAACACaggatttattaaataaaatttaagctatttttcttttacatactTTACGTTTTAGCATGAAATTCGATAAAGCAAAAACATTTGTTGATATTGGCATATTGCTTCATTCTTTTTTACACTAATTTGCActataaataattcaaaaataaacataataatttcttttagaataataatatatgaaaatttttctATAAAGAAAGATGGTTATGCATTGATAagtgtaaaattttttacataatcattcaaaaacaaCTCAATGTacgaaaaatttattaatttttataataattattataaaataatttatgattaaatgagaatataaaattatttcgcATTGTAAGTGCATGtatattaaacttttttctaTGTATTATAGATCCTCTATTAATATATATCAATCatattaatttctctttttctatcatatcctattatttatatt includes these proteins:
- the LOC100815104 gene encoding CASP-like protein 1D2 encodes the protein MIHMQIFCGCIQCFWPLCPRFCSCIYLCHPEARIQTEVPPPLYLLGCMQLILGITTSATGAAGRGAYIGLKGNYRVDWIKVCNVYDKFCRHLAGSIAVALLYCDRPSHHRYALNSRFTLFTKSVNVSVNVHISTWIAFVVAECFFKGVDYV
- the LOC100813325 gene encoding divinyl chlorophyllide a 8-vinyl-reductase, chloroplastic, whose product is MSLCYTSNFISLNHQKSFSLTFSSESSPHFINLFPVKPQKPHHPIKFTAERFKLFASLTSSPSVETSPSSYRSKSPKDVNVLVVGSTGYIGKFVVRELVKRGFNVTAIARERSGIKGSVDKDQTLGQLRGANVCFSDVTNLDVFEESLNRLGKSFDVVVSCLASRNGGVKDSWKIDYEATRNSLVAGRKRGASHFVLLSAICVQKPLLEFQRAKLKFEDELVKLAEEDGGFTYSIVRPTAFFKSLGGQVELVKDGKPYVMFGDGKLCACKPISESDLASFIVDCVLSEDKINQVLPIGGPGKALTPLEQGEMLFRLLGKEPKFLKVPIGIMDFAIGVLDFLVKVFPSLEDAAEFGKIGRYYAAESMLLLDPETGEYSAEKTPSYGNDTLEEFFARVLREGMAGQELGEQTIF